A single Mycolicibacterium cosmeticum DNA region contains:
- a CDS encoding MBL fold metallo-hydrolase gives MSSTMTIRMYNVGFGDSFLLLLPGKKTILVDAGFHSQGKGAFTGNDLAKQIAADAEAHSGEPRIDVVIATHRHQDHVFAFNSAEWKKLDIGEVWMPWVEDRDNPDATKLWKKQQGFAMRLAEAAPSFGLSPEDNAELDFLLWNAGIDITNLAADAELAAWSNQGALETLHDGFRHRDRLDPRFLPESNVFPETFESSVITGMKVHVLGPPRDPDEIEELDPANDDETYKALMLRAAGVLAQAVAAPFSEQWRVPETDAGPQLAAKDLKRLKGLAHSADALLAAKAVDDMINSTSLVLVLEIGDARLLLPGDAEWGTWKRILANNKARSLLRGATFFKVGHHGSHNATSKTLVEKVLPREIPAMVSTQEGSGNYRNNIPLEDLLKALGEHDISYARSDKGDEVLPPGFVAEADAKWIDIEIAC, from the coding sequence ATGAGCTCCACGATGACGATCCGCATGTACAACGTCGGCTTCGGCGACTCGTTCCTGCTACTGCTGCCCGGCAAGAAGACCATTCTCGTGGACGCGGGCTTCCACAGTCAGGGCAAGGGTGCGTTCACCGGCAATGACCTCGCCAAGCAAATCGCGGCGGACGCGGAAGCACACAGCGGTGAACCGCGCATCGACGTCGTGATCGCGACGCACCGCCATCAGGATCACGTGTTCGCCTTCAATTCGGCGGAATGGAAGAAGCTCGACATCGGCGAGGTCTGGATGCCCTGGGTCGAGGACCGCGACAACCCCGACGCAACCAAACTCTGGAAGAAGCAGCAGGGCTTCGCCATGAGGCTGGCCGAGGCGGCCCCGAGCTTCGGGCTCTCGCCGGAGGACAATGCGGAACTCGACTTCCTGCTGTGGAACGCCGGGATAGACATCACCAACCTGGCGGCCGATGCCGAGCTGGCGGCGTGGAGCAACCAGGGAGCGCTGGAGACGCTGCACGACGGGTTCAGGCACCGCGACCGACTGGATCCGCGGTTCCTGCCCGAAAGCAACGTCTTTCCGGAGACCTTCGAAAGTAGCGTGATCACCGGAATGAAGGTGCACGTCCTTGGGCCACCGCGTGATCCCGACGAGATCGAGGAACTCGACCCCGCCAATGACGACGAGACCTACAAAGCACTCATGTTGAGGGCCGCCGGCGTCCTGGCCCAGGCGGTTGCAGCCCCGTTCTCCGAGCAGTGGCGCGTGCCTGAAACCGACGCGGGACCGCAGCTCGCCGCCAAAGACCTCAAGCGTCTGAAAGGACTCGCGCACTCGGCCGACGCGCTGCTGGCCGCGAAGGCCGTCGACGACATGATCAACTCGACGAGCCTGGTGCTGGTACTCGAGATCGGCGACGCCCGTCTGCTGCTGCCGGGCGACGCCGAATGGGGAACCTGGAAGCGCATTTTGGCGAACAACAAAGCGCGCTCCCTCCTGCGCGGCGCCACCTTCTTCAAGGTCGGCCACCACGGCAGCCACAACGCGACGTCCAAGACGCTCGTCGAGAAGGTGCTGCCGCGTGAGATCCCGGCGATGGTGTCCACGCAGGAGGGCTCCGGAAACTATCGCAACAACATTCCGCTCGAGGATCTGCTGAAGGCGCTCGGGGAGCACGACATCAGCTATGCGCGCAGCGACAAGGGCGACGAGGTGTTGCCGCCCGGCTTTGTCGCCGAGGCCGATGCGAAATGGATCGACATCGAGATCGCCTGCTGA
- a CDS encoding gluzincin family metallopeptidase, which yields MRKAPERRALRIFAFDPMISRAGDHRVTVEVPYRKLDRIERSFWDDRLEVVDYDAAADVYYKAVDLDDAAIAMQQGIEPSESDPQFHQQMVYAVASRVLENFDRALGRRLRFWGGERLRLMPHAFQGSNAYFDDDLNAVLFGYFSADVDDPGPNLPGQLIFTCLSHDIVAHEVAHAALSRLHRRYNEPTNPQVPALHEAFADIVALFQRLTFPEVVSTAIRETRNNLLDPQGRLLDIGAQFGSAAGKGHALRSIAATRDPSKVASTTEPHALGWILVSAVYDGFVDTYERRTRDLVRIATGGSGKLPDGELHPDLVNRLAGECVRTAQTVLSMCIRATDYLPPVDPTFSDYLRAMITADFELNRSDVSGVRASMIEAFRQRGIQPQAVGSLAVESLLLEVEPDDAPKDSDLARIVADLVEVGARELGRTTGPATSTSTYRQPRAREVTSRSDWDAQQYQSLSEPPREDAQIPETEEPDDDWRSLGGRLGSWVKANRRRLQLDPDIPAAVEFHPVHRIAATGELLVEMVAQIVQTMRLEDDLGGLHYRAGLTLVANIDGQVRYYIRKPFCEDRKQALRDRVTAFDDTYGMGWAPADPKPNRIAAAYSARAMDARRWR from the coding sequence ATGCGCAAAGCCCCCGAACGAAGAGCGTTGCGGATATTCGCCTTCGACCCGATGATCTCGCGGGCCGGAGACCATCGCGTCACCGTCGAAGTGCCCTATCGCAAGCTCGACCGGATCGAGCGCTCCTTCTGGGACGACCGGCTCGAGGTGGTCGACTACGACGCTGCCGCTGACGTGTACTACAAAGCCGTCGACCTCGACGACGCCGCGATCGCGATGCAGCAGGGCATCGAGCCGTCGGAATCCGATCCCCAGTTCCACCAACAGATGGTGTACGCGGTCGCCTCGCGCGTGCTCGAGAACTTCGACCGCGCGCTCGGTCGACGCCTGCGATTCTGGGGCGGCGAGCGGCTGCGACTCATGCCGCACGCTTTTCAGGGCAGCAACGCGTATTTCGACGACGACCTGAACGCCGTGCTCTTCGGCTACTTCTCCGCTGATGTGGACGATCCCGGTCCCAACTTGCCGGGACAGTTGATCTTCACCTGCCTCTCGCACGACATCGTGGCCCACGAGGTCGCGCACGCGGCGTTGAGCCGTCTGCATCGCCGGTACAACGAACCCACCAACCCTCAGGTTCCTGCTCTGCATGAGGCGTTCGCCGACATCGTCGCGCTGTTCCAGCGCCTGACGTTTCCGGAAGTCGTGAGCACTGCAATCCGTGAGACGCGCAACAATCTGTTGGATCCGCAGGGACGGTTACTGGACATCGGCGCGCAATTCGGCTCTGCCGCCGGGAAAGGCCATGCGCTGCGCAGCATTGCGGCCACGCGCGATCCGTCGAAAGTCGCCTCCACCACCGAGCCGCATGCCCTCGGATGGATCCTCGTGTCGGCGGTGTACGACGGGTTCGTGGACACCTACGAGCGACGCACGCGCGACCTCGTCCGCATCGCGACAGGTGGCAGCGGCAAGCTGCCGGACGGGGAGTTGCATCCGGACCTGGTGAACCGGCTCGCCGGGGAGTGCGTCCGCACGGCGCAGACGGTCCTGTCGATGTGCATCCGCGCCACCGACTACCTGCCGCCCGTCGATCCGACGTTCAGCGATTACCTGCGGGCGATGATCACGGCCGACTTCGAACTGAATCGCTCGGACGTCTCGGGTGTCCGCGCTTCGATGATCGAGGCTTTCCGCCAGCGCGGCATACAGCCCCAGGCCGTGGGCTCGCTGGCTGTCGAATCACTGCTCCTTGAGGTGGAGCCCGATGACGCGCCGAAGGACAGCGATCTCGCGAGGATCGTCGCGGACCTGGTCGAGGTTGGTGCGCGCGAGCTCGGCCGGACGACGGGCCCGGCGACATCCACCAGCACATACCGGCAGCCACGCGCACGTGAGGTGACGAGCCGTTCCGACTGGGACGCGCAGCAATACCAGTCGCTTTCGGAGCCACCGAGAGAAGACGCGCAGATCCCCGAGACGGAGGAACCGGACGACGATTGGCGCAGCCTGGGCGGGAGGCTGGGATCCTGGGTGAAGGCGAACCGCCGCCGGCTCCAGCTCGATCCCGACATTCCCGCTGCAGTCGAATTCCATCCGGTGCACCGGATCGCCGCCACGGGCGAGTTGCTGGTCGAGATGGTCGCGCAGATTGTCCAGACCATGCGCCTGGAAGACGATCTCGGCGGATTGCACTACCGCGCGGGACTGACACTCGTGGCCAACATCGACGGGCAGGTCCGCTACTACATCCGCAAGCCGTTCTGCGAGGACCGGAAGCAGGCCCTGCGCGACCGGGTCACCGCATTCGACGACACGTACGGGATGGGCTGGGCCCCAGCTGATCCCAAACCCAACCGGATTGCCGCCGCATACTCGGCGCGGGCCATGGACGCACGGAGGTGGCGATGA
- a CDS encoding patatin-like phospholipase family protein, with product MAHDVPGIGVALSGGGHRAALFNLGALLYLIDAGKGPELRSVSSVSGGSLTNAYLGYAADLTTVDSATMWTHARAFATQIASRGTLWAAPVTYLYLGSIAALLALATALSFAGLGWLCVVVWMTVIALCGWMAQWRSTVVAHAFDTTLFHRRPLTSMNSVVSHVLCATDLQMGQAVYFSSKFVNSWRTGWGTPGDLSIARAAQASAALPGAFSVVSMPLSRFGLPQGGMPDRQAPRHFKLLDGGVYDNMGSEWLLGLDDRLKGSPPPGLHPVEEVVVVNASAGDDVVLRPSITVPLIGEIRSLLAVKDVMYRQTTAVRRRLLNTRYRIARDDDLGHIHHTASVLKESLRGTTIQISQSPFSIPDAYVSGSDSLAARAREAIAALGGLDRQFWEAEADRNRRVKTTLSRVAPRRAESLIRHGYILSMVNCHVLLGYPLVGIPAIDQFRRLVTPSPGQSNPSDDPASPPPQQPIVPLQ from the coding sequence ATGGCACACGATGTACCCGGTATCGGGGTGGCACTGTCCGGGGGCGGTCACCGGGCGGCACTATTCAACTTGGGCGCTCTGCTGTACCTCATCGACGCCGGCAAGGGTCCCGAACTGCGGTCGGTGTCGTCCGTGTCGGGCGGATCGCTTACCAACGCCTACCTCGGCTACGCGGCGGACCTGACGACGGTAGATTCCGCGACGATGTGGACGCACGCCCGCGCTTTTGCGACCCAGATCGCCAGTCGAGGAACGCTATGGGCCGCCCCCGTCACCTACTTGTACCTGGGCAGCATCGCGGCGTTGCTGGCGCTCGCAACCGCCCTCAGTTTCGCGGGCCTGGGCTGGCTGTGCGTCGTGGTGTGGATGACCGTGATTGCATTGTGCGGGTGGATGGCCCAGTGGCGCAGCACTGTGGTCGCGCACGCCTTCGACACCACGCTGTTCCATCGCAGACCGCTGACGTCGATGAACTCCGTTGTGTCACATGTCTTGTGCGCGACCGATCTTCAGATGGGTCAGGCGGTGTACTTCTCGAGCAAGTTCGTCAATTCGTGGCGGACCGGCTGGGGCACACCGGGTGACCTGAGCATCGCGCGGGCGGCGCAGGCGTCGGCCGCGTTACCTGGAGCATTCAGCGTCGTATCAATGCCGCTGAGCCGCTTCGGTCTGCCCCAGGGCGGTATGCCCGACCGGCAAGCCCCCCGCCATTTCAAACTTCTCGACGGCGGGGTGTACGACAACATGGGCTCCGAGTGGCTGTTGGGACTGGATGACCGGCTCAAAGGATCTCCCCCGCCCGGCCTGCACCCGGTCGAAGAAGTGGTCGTGGTCAATGCGTCCGCCGGAGACGATGTCGTTCTGCGCCCGTCGATCACGGTTCCACTGATCGGCGAGATTCGCAGTCTCCTTGCGGTCAAGGACGTGATGTACCGCCAGACAACCGCCGTGCGTCGCCGGCTGCTCAATACGCGCTACCGTATCGCTCGCGACGACGACCTCGGCCACATTCATCACACAGCGTCTGTGTTGAAGGAGTCGTTGCGCGGCACGACGATTCAAATAAGCCAGAGTCCATTCTCGATACCCGACGCCTATGTGAGCGGTTCGGATTCGTTGGCTGCCCGCGCTCGTGAAGCAATCGCGGCGCTGGGTGGATTGGACAGACAGTTCTGGGAAGCGGAGGCCGATCGCAACCGACGCGTCAAGACGACGTTGTCGCGGGTCGCCCCGCGTCGTGCCGAATCGCTGATCCGGCACGGCTACATCCTGAGCATGGTCAATTGTCACGTGCTGCTCGGCTATCCGCTCGTGGGGATACCGGCGATCGATCAGTTCCGCCGGCTGGTCACACCAAGTCCGGGGCAAAGCAATCCCAGCGACGACCCGGCATCACCGCCACCCCAACAGCCCATCGTTCCACTGCAGTAG
- a CDS encoding VOC family protein: MLGHLGVNVPDLAAARRYYDELMPLVGFEPFLDADDQIAFRPTGGKPGTYIFLYPSGEPGDYSRHRPGLQHLAFMVGTRSAVPRVHEAVIQLDGVVLHEPQSFPEYPPPYFATFWLDPFGLMLEAVCHHDRD; the protein is encoded by the coding sequence GTGCTGGGTCATCTCGGCGTCAACGTGCCCGACCTCGCGGCGGCTCGACGATATTACGACGAGCTCATGCCGCTGGTTGGATTCGAGCCGTTCCTCGACGCGGACGATCAGATCGCGTTCCGGCCAACCGGAGGCAAGCCGGGGACCTACATTTTTCTCTACCCGTCAGGTGAACCGGGTGATTATTCGCGCCACCGACCGGGTCTTCAGCACCTGGCGTTCATGGTCGGGACACGGTCGGCGGTTCCCCGTGTGCACGAGGCCGTAATCCAACTCGATGGCGTCGTACTCCATGAGCCGCAATCGTTCCCGGAATACCCGCCGCCGTACTTCGCCACGTTCTGGCTGGACCCTTTCGGCCTCATGCTGGAAGCCGTGTGCCATCACGACCGAGACTGA
- a CDS encoding PIN domain-containing protein: protein MSRVAGLHDGACSRQLASTGRHRAVGMADLLIATLAEAHDVTLIHYDADFEVAAEVLPFRHQWVLEQGAI, encoded by the coding sequence ATGTCGCGGGTCGCCGGGCTTCACGATGGCGCCTGCTCTCGCCAGCTGGCCAGCACTGGGCGCCACCGCGCCGTCGGCATGGCCGACCTCCTGATCGCTACCCTCGCAGAGGCTCATGATGTGACGCTGATTCACTATGACGCCGACTTTGAGGTTGCCGCAGAGGTACTACCGTTCCGGCACCAATGGGTTCTGGAACAGGGGGCCATCTGA
- a CDS encoding SMP-30/gluconolactonase/LRE family protein: MTTEPPPRLYALDLIRGSVHRIDVATGESHDLATGLEEAPDGIIVDEAEGYAYFTLMGRPDTPLEPAHEPPFTARNGSIQRVALTGGAPEIVVDRGRFTTGKQLATDPRTGRLFWCDREGGAVYRCERDGTAVTRLIDNANADLPAAERECVGIAVDPTNDWLYWTQKGPSDGGKGRILRAPLDIPQGTPPEARTDIEILWDGLPEPIDLELNEEHQILYWTDRGTPPNGNTLNRAHVPEPGDRGVTPDIIAHGFSEAIGVALDLPNNVAYVSDLSGAIRQVDLSTGNTRVIAVLAGAATGIALVH, encoded by the coding sequence ATGACAACCGAACCGCCACCCCGGCTCTACGCACTGGACCTGATTCGCGGCAGCGTCCACCGCATAGACGTCGCCACAGGCGAGAGTCACGACCTGGCCACCGGGCTCGAGGAGGCACCGGACGGCATCATCGTCGACGAAGCCGAGGGCTACGCCTACTTCACCCTCATGGGTCGGCCGGACACGCCGCTGGAACCAGCACACGAACCACCATTCACCGCACGCAACGGCTCCATCCAACGGGTAGCACTCACCGGCGGAGCACCCGAGATCGTCGTCGACAGGGGACGCTTCACAACAGGAAAACAACTGGCCACTGATCCACGAACAGGCCGGCTGTTCTGGTGTGACCGGGAAGGAGGTGCGGTCTACCGCTGCGAGCGTGATGGCACCGCGGTCACCCGCCTGATCGACAACGCGAACGCAGACCTTCCAGCCGCTGAGCGGGAATGCGTCGGCATTGCGGTCGACCCCACGAACGACTGGCTGTACTGGACCCAGAAGGGGCCGTCCGACGGCGGCAAAGGCCGAATACTGCGCGCCCCACTCGACATTCCGCAGGGGACACCGCCAGAGGCACGGACGGACATCGAAATTCTATGGGACGGTCTGCCCGAACCAATCGACCTGGAACTCAACGAGGAACACCAGATCCTGTACTGGACCGACCGGGGAACACCACCCAACGGCAACACGCTCAACCGTGCCCACGTTCCCGAACCGGGCGACAGGGGAGTAACCCCCGACATCATCGCGCACGGCTTCTCCGAAGCCATCGGCGTGGCACTCGACCTGCCCAACAACGTTGCCTACGTCTCGGACCTATCCGGCGCCATCCGGCAAGTCGACCTGTCCACCGGCAACACGCGAGTCATCGCCGTCCTGGCCGGTGCCGCCACAGGAATCGCACTAGTCCACTGA
- a CDS encoding TetR/AcrR family transcriptional regulator: protein MTDETVQRKRTNTRNRLLDASAELFARHGTTQVSIDDICRTSGFTRGAFYSNFKTVEDVFFALYERASADLLARMADASPQTTTATLEEAADALVDLIPADVDWYVIRASFAVRARGREDIAAALRSHSDQLRQGIEPFIDATVRAAGRRLTVALDVAAQVVIAANVGAVLQLAIIDDPTQALRRNAFLAALKGISEQAPTRSTRTQE from the coding sequence GTGACCGACGAGACAGTCCAACGCAAGCGGACGAACACCCGCAACCGGCTGCTGGATGCTTCTGCGGAATTGTTCGCCCGGCACGGAACGACCCAGGTCTCCATCGACGACATCTGTCGCACATCAGGATTCACCCGGGGCGCGTTCTACTCGAATTTCAAGACCGTCGAGGATGTCTTCTTCGCCCTCTACGAGCGCGCGAGCGCCGACCTGCTCGCGCGGATGGCCGACGCCTCGCCGCAGACCACGACCGCGACGCTGGAGGAAGCCGCCGACGCGCTCGTGGACCTCATCCCGGCCGACGTCGACTGGTATGTGATTCGCGCGTCCTTCGCGGTGCGCGCGCGCGGCCGCGAGGACATCGCAGCAGCCTTGCGGTCACACAGCGATCAACTTCGCCAAGGCATCGAACCGTTCATCGATGCCACTGTGCGGGCGGCAGGCCGGCGTTTGACCGTTGCCCTCGACGTCGCCGCACAGGTCGTCATCGCGGCCAACGTCGGAGCAGTGTTGCAGCTGGCGATCATCGACGACCCCACACAGGCTTTGCGCCGCAACGCCTTCCTTGCAGCACTCAAAGGAATCTCAGAACAAGCCCCGACCCGGTCGACGCGCACACAGGAGTAG
- a CDS encoding 3-hydroxyacyl-CoA dehydrogenase family protein has translation MNVTPPTNVTDRPVTVIGAGTLGRRIAAVFAAAGSAVRLVDTDAGQRDDALRYVADQLPALTARTGRQPGRVSAEADIDAAVPGAWLIIEAVPERLDIKRPLFGALDRVADFDAILATNSSSYASRLIVDEVAHRHRVLNMHFALPPQNMAVELMSDGETDPAVIDFLESRLPEFGLLPFVARKESTGFIFNRIWAAIKRESLQVVAEGVSTPEEVDAIMVANMAIAEGPFRLMDRVGLDIVLDIEDHYAAENPHLPDGPRRLLHEYVDSGRLGAKTGQGFYEWPDQSAARR, from the coding sequence ATGAATGTCACACCCCCCACCAACGTCACTGACCGCCCCGTTACCGTCATCGGCGCCGGCACCTTGGGTCGACGCATCGCCGCGGTATTCGCCGCGGCGGGCAGCGCCGTCCGACTCGTCGATACAGACGCCGGGCAGCGCGACGATGCGCTGCGGTATGTGGCCGATCAACTGCCCGCGCTGACCGCACGCACCGGGCGACAACCGGGCCGGGTCTCGGCCGAGGCCGACATCGATGCCGCCGTGCCGGGAGCGTGGCTGATCATCGAGGCGGTGCCGGAACGTCTGGACATCAAGCGGCCCCTGTTCGGAGCACTGGATCGAGTGGCCGACTTCGACGCCATCCTGGCTACGAACTCCTCGTCCTACGCCTCTCGTTTGATCGTCGACGAGGTGGCACATCGCCATCGGGTGCTCAACATGCATTTCGCCCTGCCTCCGCAGAACATGGCGGTCGAACTGATGTCGGACGGCGAGACCGATCCTGCGGTCATCGATTTCCTCGAGTCACGGTTGCCCGAGTTCGGTTTGTTGCCCTTCGTCGCACGCAAGGAGAGCACCGGATTCATCTTCAACCGCATCTGGGCAGCCATCAAACGGGAGTCTCTGCAGGTGGTGGCAGAGGGGGTGAGCACACCAGAAGAGGTGGACGCGATCATGGTCGCGAACATGGCGATCGCCGAGGGCCCGTTTCGACTGATGGACCGGGTGGGTCTTGACATCGTCCTGGATATCGAAGATCACTACGCGGCCGAGAATCCCCACCTGCCCGATGGCCCTCGGCGACTGTTGCACGAGTACGTGGACTCCGGCCGGCTCGGAGCCAAAACTGGCCAAGGGTTCTATGAGTGGCCCGACCAATCCGCTGCGCGGAGGTAA
- a CDS encoding DUF4331 family protein encodes MSHHLDSPIARQDIRLDITDLYLFRGESGTVLIINVCHSMGGDIPAPGFHPEGMYELKIDLDGDAIEDLTYRFTFTDRTPDERQDFTLLRTSGAQASDPFADGTRLLAGTTGQETTGATGIRVWAGRAGDPFWIEPDVLHAIGHAVQDGTALDLSGWRREQATNLFAGHSVYSLVLEVPDTELTSRRDDGRIGVWAVASLGTDAGGWRSINRVGLPMIHPLFTQFDERLGDDLNAGQPRDDYATYGPSVAAKLAAVIAAHGTATDPQTHGAVIAARLFPNILPYTVGTPAAFSFAGFNGRSLIDNAPDVMFSLVTNTPVSLGIGKESVTTPPTTTFPYVPVLR; translated from the coding sequence ATGTCCCACCATCTCGACTCGCCCATCGCCCGCCAAGACATCCGCCTCGACATCACCGACCTCTATCTGTTCCGCGGCGAGAGCGGCACAGTGCTGATCATCAACGTCTGTCACTCCATGGGCGGCGACATTCCCGCACCGGGCTTTCACCCCGAAGGCATGTACGAATTGAAGATCGACCTCGACGGTGACGCGATCGAAGACCTCACGTACCGTTTCACCTTCACCGACCGCACTCCCGACGAGCGCCAGGACTTCACCCTGCTGCGCACCTCCGGCGCACAGGCGAGCGATCCCTTCGCCGACGGAACACGTCTGCTCGCCGGAACCACCGGCCAGGAGACCACCGGCGCCACTGGTATCCGAGTCTGGGCCGGCCGCGCCGGCGACCCGTTCTGGATCGAACCCGACGTCCTGCACGCCATAGGCCACGCCGTGCAGGACGGCACTGCCCTGGACTTGTCCGGCTGGCGCCGCGAGCAGGCCACCAACCTGTTCGCCGGCCACAGCGTGTACTCGCTGGTGCTGGAAGTGCCCGACACTGAACTGACCTCGCGCCGCGACGACGGCCGCATCGGAGTGTGGGCGGTCGCCTCACTGGGCACCGACGCCGGCGGGTGGCGCTCGATCAACCGAGTCGGGCTCCCGATGATCCATCCCCTGTTCACCCAATTTGACGAACGCCTCGGCGACGACCTCAACGCCGGCCAACCCCGCGACGACTACGCCACCTACGGCCCCTCCGTGGCCGCCAAATTGGCCGCCGTCATTGCCGCCCACGGCACCGCCACCGATCCCCAAACCCACGGCGCCGTCATCGCCGCCCGGCTGTTCCCCAACATTCTGCCCTACACCGTCGGCACACCCGCCGCCTTCAGCTTCGCCGGCTTCAACGGCCGCTCACTGATCGATAACGCCCCTGACGTGATGTTCAGCCTCGTCACCAACACACCAGTCAGCCTCGGCATCGGCAAGGAATCGGTCACCACACCACCCACCACGACGTTCCCGTACGTACCCGTCTTGCGCTGA
- a CDS encoding NmrA family NAD(P)-binding protein: MTLRGSVTADTFIDAAAHLCGPHAIAIEAGGVLHERKATLAKSNDHPILVIGATGRHGNTGEYLVARLREEGQVVRVLARTRSERTRRLEGLGAEVVVGDLHDRRTLVPALDGVDLAYFTYPIAAGVVDAAANYAAAVRDVGRFPRTVVMSMGPAQKDHPSDLGKAQWLAEQVMEWAGLDLTILRVSALFHQNLQVLHASSIRREQRFRNSFGSVKMAWISGQDAAELGVVALLHPARFTDAVVWPQGFEMFSHYEVADILSDVLDTEITFEPINKHDWHQELVDMSGRVGEEVVNEAMAQHISSIGHAVSVLGAASLPADPDALRALIGREPISLRDYLSTHRDQFAADAVAASMSGRRAT, encoded by the coding sequence TTGACGTTGCGCGGTAGCGTCACCGCCGACACGTTCATTGACGCCGCCGCGCATTTGTGCGGACCTCATGCAATCGCGATAGAAGCCGGCGGCGTATTGCATGAAAGGAAAGCAACATTGGCTAAGAGCAACGACCACCCGATCTTGGTGATCGGCGCCACCGGGCGCCACGGCAACACTGGTGAGTACCTGGTGGCGCGGCTGCGGGAGGAAGGGCAGGTGGTGCGGGTGTTGGCCCGCACGCGCAGTGAGCGCACCCGACGACTGGAGGGATTGGGCGCCGAGGTGGTGGTCGGTGACCTTCATGATCGACGCACCCTTGTGCCCGCGCTCGATGGCGTCGACTTGGCGTACTTCACCTATCCGATCGCCGCGGGAGTGGTGGACGCGGCGGCGAATTACGCAGCCGCGGTGCGCGATGTCGGCCGCTTTCCGCGCACAGTGGTCATGTCGATGGGGCCGGCGCAAAAGGACCATCCCAGTGATCTGGGCAAGGCGCAATGGCTGGCAGAGCAAGTCATGGAGTGGGCCGGTTTGGATTTGACGATCTTGCGGGTCAGTGCCTTGTTTCACCAGAATCTGCAAGTGTTGCACGCGTCGTCGATCCGGCGCGAGCAGCGGTTCCGCAACTCTTTCGGGTCGGTGAAGATGGCGTGGATCAGCGGCCAGGACGCCGCCGAACTCGGTGTCGTCGCGCTGCTGCACCCCGCACGGTTCACCGATGCTGTGGTCTGGCCCCAGGGCTTCGAGATGTTCAGCCACTACGAGGTTGCCGATATCCTCAGCGACGTGCTGGACACCGAGATCACTTTCGAGCCGATCAACAAGCACGATTGGCACCAAGAACTCGTCGACATGTCCGGCCGCGTCGGCGAAGAGGTCGTCAACGAGGCTATGGCGCAGCATATTTCGTCGATCGGTCACGCGGTGTCGGTGCTCGGAGCGGCGTCGCTGCCGGCCGACCCGGATGCCCTGCGCGCACTCATCGGGCGCGAACCGATATCGCTGCGCGACTACCTGAGCACCCACCGCGACCAGTTCGCCGCGGACGCGGTCGCGGCGTCGATGTCGGGACGACGCGCTACATAG
- a CDS encoding TetR/AcrR family transcriptional regulator, which yields MSSSAATTPGTRRKGRGARERITAAASELFYRRGIHATGVDALIAQAQVSKRTFYQHFASKNDLIETYLRDIEERGGSPMERRLQLDLAPRERLLAIFDAATVKRFRGCPFHNAVVEIAGELDAVDDIVRAHKQRFTEQLTAVAGRAGALDPWQLAQQLLVLFEGATALATTLNDLSPMVHARTAAAQLIDNACRQSADDPRQTPND from the coding sequence GTGAGCAGCTCAGCGGCAACTACTCCCGGAACCCGACGAAAGGGCCGGGGCGCCCGCGAACGCATCACCGCAGCGGCCTCGGAACTGTTCTACCGCCGCGGCATCCACGCCACCGGCGTCGACGCGCTGATCGCGCAGGCTCAGGTGTCCAAGCGCACGTTCTACCAGCACTTCGCCAGCAAGAATGACCTGATCGAAACGTATCTGCGCGATATCGAGGAGCGCGGTGGCTCCCCCATGGAACGACGCCTGCAACTCGACCTTGCCCCCCGCGAACGCCTACTGGCCATCTTCGACGCCGCCACGGTGAAGCGGTTTCGCGGCTGCCCGTTCCACAACGCGGTCGTTGAGATCGCCGGCGAACTCGACGCTGTCGACGACATCGTGCGCGCCCACAAACAGCGCTTCACCGAACAGTTGACCGCCGTCGCCGGCCGCGCCGGCGCGCTGGATCCATGGCAACTTGCGCAACAGCTCCTCGTGTTGTTTGAAGGCGCCACCGCCCTGGCCACCACCCTCAACGACCTCTCCCCCATGGTGCACGCCCGTACCGCGGCCGCCCAGCTCATCGACAACGCATGCCGCCAGAGCGCCGACGACCCGCGACAGACCCCGAACGACTAA